The Zavarzinella sp. sequence GGCGAATCTATGGCTACGCACCGCAATTCGCGTGCTGGTTACCCTGCTGGAAGGAGAGACGACGGATACCGACGACTTATACGAGTGGGTCCGCACCATCGACTGGAGTGAATTGATGACTCCTGGCCACACATTGGCCGTCGATTGTAATGTACGGGATTCGTACATCACCCACTCTCAGTATGCGGCCCGAAGGGTGAAGGATGCCATTTGCGACCAGTTTGTCGATCGCGTGGGAATCAGACCAAGTGTCGATAAGGAACGACCGATGGTCGGGCTGAATCTGCATATCCACCGAAACAAAGCAGTGCTGTCTCTCGATTCATCTGGAGATTCATTGCATAAACGAGGTTATCGACCCGCACTGACGAAAGCACCGTTGAATGAATCGCTTGCGTCTGGGATTCTTTATTTGAGCGGCTGGCAACCCAGCATCCCGTTGTACGACCCCATGTGCGGATCGGGCGTTTTTCCGATTGAAGCCTGCTGGATGGCTTTGAATCGTCCACCTGGATTAACACGCAAACACTTTGGGTTGATGGGCTGGATGGATTTCGACATTCAGTTGTGGACTGGCCTGAGGGATCAGGCGCGTACCGAGATGCTGGCAGAATTACCCGCACCTATCGTGGGCAGTGACATCCGCAAGGATGTCGTTGAGTTTGCCAAAGTGAATGGAAAAACTGCTGGCGTGGGGAATCTGTTAAAGTGGCTCGTTACGGATGTTTGCAAGTCGGAACCACCCACTACGGAACCAGGGATTATCATTTGTAACCCACCTTACGGCGAAAGAATTGGTGATCTGAATGAAATACGGGAACTCTACCAGTGGATGGGGGACCATTTTCGAAAACGCTTTCAAGGTTGGCGTTTTGTGGTATTTACATCGGAAGATGCACCGTGGAAATACCTGGGGCCGAAACCAGAAAAGAGTACCCCACTGTGGAATGGGAAAATTCAGTGCAAATTGCTGAACTTTTCGTTGTGAATCAGTCTCATTAACAGTTGTACAGAATAAATGCGTTCTTTCTGCGTTACCCACTGGACAACATAGCGCTGGAATGTTATTGATTAGTTTATTACTGTAGTAGAATAATTCTGGAAGTAGATTTTCAACAAACGAGTTGTGTTGCACAACTCTAAGAACAAGGATACCTGTTCATGGCGCATGTTGTTACGGCCCCCTGTACTGATTGCAAATACACAGATTGCTGTGTGGTTTGTCCTGTAGAGTGTTTCTATCAGGATGAAAAGATGCTTTACATCAATCCCGACGATTGTATCGATTGTGAAGCATGCGTGCCCGAGTGTCCTGTTGAAGCCATTTACGGCGAAGGTAATGTTCCAGAACAGTGGACCAGCTACATCCAGTTAAACGCTGAGCGTGCTGGTGCGTTGGGTTCGGGCGCGGTGATTACCGAAAAGGCTACCCCGCTGGAAGGCCCGGATTGCAAAAAGCCGTAATTACGACTTCCCTTGTTGATTTTGTGCTGGTTTCCGCACTGCTACCGGTTTTAGAATTTCATTGCCCGTTTCAGGGCTTTCTGAAAAGAGATTGACTTGTTGTTTTAATATCAAACTTTGTCAGATTTCATTGATCAAATTGCAGGTTATTGCGGTAGAGTCGTTTTTTGTGGCACCAGATTGTACAATGGCTTTTTGTTAAATTCTGGTTCTACCGATGTAAACTGTCGCTATCCCCATCTTGTAGAAGATTTTGTCCATCCCACGAATTGTGTTCCATTGTATTTCAAGCAAATGCACATTTACAGGTGCCAGGCTTTCATGCTAAACGAGATTTTACGTCGTAGAACATTTGCCATTATTTCCCACCCTGATGCGGGAAAAACGACACTTACCGAGAAATGCCTGCTCTATTCTGGTCAGATTGCTGAAGCTGGGGCTGTCCGTGGGCGAAAAACCACCCGCGCTGTCACGTCCGACTGGATGGAACTGGAAAAAGAACGTGGAATCTCGATTAATTCCACTGCGTTGACTTTTGAATACCGCAAATGTCTGTTGAACCTGCTCGATACACCTGGACACCAGGATTTCAGTGAAGACACCTATCGCACGCTGGCGGCTGCGGATAGTGCAGTCATGGTGCTCGATTCTGCCAACGGTGTGGAAACCCAGACCAGAAAACTTTTTAAAGTGTGTGCTGCCAGAAAAATTCCCGTAATCACCTTCATCAACAAAATGGATCGATTGGGTAAAACCCCCCTCGACCTGCTGCAGGAAATTCAAAAAGAATTGGGAATTACACCGATTCCGTTGAACTGGCCAATTGGCCTTGGGGACGAGTTTACTGGTGTGTACGATCGTGTCACAAGCAATGTGTTGCTTTTTTCCCCCACGGTGGGTGGGTCGTTGCAAGTGCCCACGCGAGTGGTGCCATTAGACAAAGTAGCTGATTTTTTACCCGCCGACCTCGCCTCGCGGATTGTTGAAGAAGTTGAGTTACTGGAAATCGCCGGGGAGCAATTTCTGCAGGAAAAGTTCCTTGTTGGGGAACACACTCCGGTTTTCTTTGGCAGTGCGGCAAATAATTATGGAATTGAGCCATTTTTGAATGCGTTCATCGATCTTGCCCCCACACCCGGGCCTCGACCGGGTAAAAACGGGTTGGTTCCGATCGATCGGCCGGAATTTGCTGGACAGGTTTTCAAAATTCAGGCAAATCTGAATTTACGCCACCGCGATCGGGTGGCTTTTGTGCGGGTCTGTGCGGGGCAATTTGATTCCGAACAAGACCTGACGGTGGCTCGAACTGAAGAGCGATTGCGAACGAAGGGCTCCCACCGATTGTTTGCTCAGGATCGGGAGGAAGTGCAGTCTGCTTACGCGGGAGACGTAATCGGCATCTCCTTCACCAAAGGAGTGCGGCTGGGCGACACCCTCTATTGTGGTGAAAAAGTAGAGTTTGTTGGTTTGCCACAGTTTAGTCCGGAGTGTTTCGCTTCGGTGCGTTGTCAGGATAATGCCCGCAGGAAGCAATTGGCAGAAGGCTTACAGCAATTGGCCGATGAAGGGGCGGTGCAGCTATTTCGGGCACCTGATAATCCTCAGGAACTGATCCTTGCTGCGGTGGGTGTGCTGCAATTTGAAGTAGTCAAGTACCGACTGAGCACGGAATATGGTGTGCAGGCTGAAATTGTTGCTCTGGAATACAAGGCGGGTGGCTGGATCGG is a genomic window containing:
- a CDS encoding THUMP domain-containing protein; amino-acid sequence: MKLFATCARGLEGVLAKEIELIGAHTIVPGRGGVSFEGDQATLYKANLWLRTAIRVLVTLLEGETTDTDDLYEWVRTIDWSELMTPGHTLAVDCNVRDSYITHSQYAARRVKDAICDQFVDRVGIRPSVDKERPMVGLNLHIHRNKAVLSLDSSGDSLHKRGYRPALTKAPLNESLASGILYLSGWQPSIPLYDPMCGSGVFPIEACWMALNRPPGLTRKHFGLMGWMDFDIQLWTGLRDQARTEMLAELPAPIVGSDIRKDVVEFAKVNGKTAGVGNLLKWLVTDVCKSEPPTTEPGIIICNPPYGERIGDLNEIRELYQWMGDHFRKRFQGWRFVVFTSEDAPWKYLGPKPEKSTPLWNGKIQCKLLNFSL
- a CDS encoding ferredoxin family protein, whose amino-acid sequence is MLYINPDDCIDCEACVPECPVEAIYGEGNVPEQWTSYIQLNAERAGALGSGAVITEKATPLEGPDCKKP
- a CDS encoding peptide chain release factor 3, with the protein product MLNEILRRRTFAIISHPDAGKTTLTEKCLLYSGQIAEAGAVRGRKTTRAVTSDWMELEKERGISINSTALTFEYRKCLLNLLDTPGHQDFSEDTYRTLAAADSAVMVLDSANGVETQTRKLFKVCAARKIPVITFINKMDRLGKTPLDLLQEIQKELGITPIPLNWPIGLGDEFTGVYDRVTSNVLLFSPTVGGSLQVPTRVVPLDKVADFLPADLASRIVEEVELLEIAGEQFLQEKFLVGEHTPVFFGSAANNYGIEPFLNAFIDLAPTPGPRPGKNGLVPIDRPEFAGQVFKIQANLNLRHRDRVAFVRVCAGQFDSEQDLTVARTEERLRTKGSHRLFAQDREEVQSAYAGDVIGISFTKGVRLGDTLYCGEKVEFVGLPQFSPECFASVRCQDNARRKQLAEGLQQLADEGAVQLFRAPDNPQELILAAVGVLQFEVVKYRLSTEYGVQAEIVALEYKAGGWIGAPKSTLANVRLLPSTKIVYDIQNRPVILATDPFTIRYMRNKEASLKISPFSDHLFAPTD